The sequence below is a genomic window from Dermacentor andersoni chromosome 6, qqDerAnde1_hic_scaffold, whole genome shotgun sequence.
GCTCGTGGCGTTACTGTTCAAACAAAAGCTTACGAGCTCGCGTACAGATTTTGGGTGGACAGTGTTCGATGTTACTGAGGCTGCAACAGAACTGcctgttggcctagttggtgcttgctaaaagatgtcttgttttttttttgggcggggggggggggtgcaaaaaatatgtatttttaCTGAGGTTGTGGCCAACGGCTAAGCTTTACTACTTGGACTGCTGCCTTCGACATTGGCTCTGTGAGGCTAGCAACTAATGGATGATTTGTTTCAGTGTCCCCATATTGTGATACCGATTCTCAAAGTCTGTGAAGTTGGAGCCACATTaggaagaagctttagctcagggtcAACTCGGATGTCGCCTATTCATATACACGTAAAACGCGAAAATGCTTTTACGAGACAACCCCTGGACTGATTCGAATAAATTTGGTTGCATATGAGAGAAATGGTTGAATTCTAGTGCGCGCATGGAGCACGATCACTTTTGATTTAGGAACccccgtgctaaagcttcctgttacgAGGAATCTTTAGCGCGGGGGCTCCTACTTATTACATGTGAACGGCGAAATCGTTTTTCACGGCAGACATTGCAGCGATATTCAGAAGCGTTGTGGcatttaggagaaaaaaaattgtctaaTGACTTTAGTGAGCAAATCTTTTATTTAGACCGTAAATTCTTTAAACAAAGATTCCTGAATACTGAAAAAAAACTTTAACATCTAGTTCACAGCTATATAATATTGCAGTGAAAAACGATATAACAGTTCCGTAACCTGCAACTAATAACACAAATAAAGCTTACAAAAGTGATGTATTACGCACCACTCTCGAACACACCACTAGCTTGTGAGTACGACTACTGCGAAACACTTGTACACATTGTAACAACTTCAggtaagctgtaaattcatatattgttattttatttattggcgTCACTACTGAATAAAATTTGTGTATAAATTTGATTCGCTTCGGATACtcaacagatgcagtttacagaactgccatGTCTGTTTGGTGTAGAGCTGAGGATTTTTAATTATCGCGCTTCAATGTAGTTCAGACTTGGCAATTTTTAGGACTCTTGGGGAAAATTTAGTAATTGTATGTTACTGAAAATGGTCTGGCGATTATGAAATCGGCCAATAGCGTTCGTGGGCCAACTGCTTTCGATGACTACAATGTGGCTACTAAAGCAAGCGATTGTTCATGGCTTTCGACACGAGATTTCAAGTTtcttgctgcatgcagtgcaacaaTATGTATGACTCGCACGTTCACAGGAGATTCGTTAACAGGTCGGCAAGGTTtgttactatgttcaaaaagtgtttcacgacctttttaaagaaaacgaataaccatttttttcttgtgtttatttTCCAGCTTGCCCTGTCACCAATCAAGTTCACTAATATCAGCGAAAACAACCCGTTCAAAAAGTCGGTCGCCGGTTTTCTCGCTGCAGCTGTAATTGTCACCGTCATGGTTGCGGTAATTGGCTTAGCGATATCGAGCCACGAGCACACCAAATGCGATATCTACTGTGAGACGGAAGGCTGCTTACTCCATGCTCGGCTCCTCACCAAGGACTTAAACAAGACCATCGATCCGTGCGAAGTTTTCTCCGCGTACGTTTGCTCAGCCTGGTCGCGTTCAGGTGACTACAGGGAACAAGTGAAGACGCCCATCGACGGCATCCTGTATAACCGGTTCGTTGGCTTCAGCAAAATGCTAGCCGCAGGCACAGAAAAGCTACCAGCAGGGCTTAAAGCGGTGGCCATGCACACATCTTGCATGGATTCCTACTCCAGAGGCAACACCAGCTTCAAAAACTTCCGGCGCCTCATGAAGGCGATGAACCTAAGCTGGCCGGAACATCTCGGAGAAAACGTGAACGCGCTTGGGGTGATGCTGTCGCTCTCGTACAAGGGGCCAATAACCATCTGGATCGCGGTATCGGGAAAGGAGGCGTATTGGCGTCTCGGCATCGGACCATCCGAGTACATACCGTTGCTGAAAAACCACTACGCTAGCGTGAGAAGCAGTGGCGGGTACCCTCAGTACTGGAACGGTTATTACCACGCGCTGCGCACCAGTGCGTCGCAGCCATTGGACAAACCTGCAGTCGACCGCATCGCCGACGCAGAGGGCGATATACTCGGACGTCTGCTGAGGCCACTTGCCGCAACGGAAAAACACCCGGCCGTAGTTCCAATCGCCAGTATGGGAAACGTCTCTGCTTCGCTCTCGCCGTTCACCTGGCTAGAGCAGTTGAACCTGCACCTAAACTTGAGACCAAAAGTGACTGCGGGAGACAGGATTCTCGTCAGTGACACGGCATTCCTCACGGCATACGGAGACCTTTTCGCAAGATACTCCCACCAGCAGCTACTCGGCCACTTGAGTTGGCTCTTTGTCCAGACGTACGCACCTGTCTTGGACCGAAAACTCCACCTGGCCCGATTCGGGGATAGCGCGAAAGCCAACCTGTACAAGTCCATATTTTGCGCCTTTCACGTAGAGTTGACCTTCAAGATGCTTGTTTTTGCGCTTAATTATGTTTCCGGCTTCACTCAAAGCGACAGAAAAACGGTGACCACTGCCTTTGGTAGACTAATGTCAGCGGGCGTCCGCGAGCTGAACAGTTCCACCTGGTTGGATGAGGAGAGCAAGACGTCCGCTGCAGAAAAGTTGGCTTCGGTGCAGGTTGTGCTCTGGCCTGGGCAGCTGTGGCTTGGCAACGAATTTTTAAGAACGCTGTACAGTGACTTCCCAATCAATGAACCATCCTTCGGCGAGGACTGGATTAAGGCTCGCTTAGCGATAGCGAAAATGAACAGAACGGAGCATTTGGAGGCCACGTTAAGACTCCCGAGTAGCTTTCCGCGCCTCCTACATGCCGATACGATTACATTCGCAACAACATAGAGATCCCTATCGGCACAGTCGACAAGCCTTTGTTTTACAAGGACGGCAGCAAAGCAATGTTCTACGGTGGGCTTGGATTTCTCATTGCTCTGGAAATGGTCAGGGCACTGGACAAAATTGGTCTCCACTGGAATGAAGATGGAAGAGAGACCACGTCTATCCTCAGCGGAAGATCAATTAAATATTTTGGGGAGCAGGACGCTTGTCTGAAAGACGAAGGATCAATGAGCATATTTTCCGAAGTACCAGCGGTAGAGATTGCTTACGCTGCATTTTTCTGATGCCATTCAAGAGGACAAGGACGCCCTCACTATTCGAGACTTGCCAGAGGAGAATGTGTTCTTCATGACCCTATGCTACATGATGTGCAAAGCACGGGAAGCCAATCGCTTTGGCGGCGTTGATTGCCACAAAGTAATACGTAATTCACCGTTATTCCACAAGCTATTCAATTGCCCTGAAGGTTATAAAATGAACCCAACAAAAAAGTGCAGTTTTTTTCGTGATGATACAATGGAATCTTCGACAGAGCATCCAACGGAAACTGCTCGATTGTGAAATGCAGACACGTTTATACTTACACTGAAACATTGTTGAAAGTGACGAGCACCTGGTGAGCATCTTGAAGTACTCAATATTTCGTCCATTTTCCTCGTTTTACCTTTTTGTATTCTCTTATTGcattgagtgacaatggtttagCGACTACAGAGCAAGAAGTGCGTTTCCCAAAAACATGTCCGAGCACCTCTTTGACCAAAACCTATACTCGTGCTACCCGTGAGTGTCATTGCTGCATCTTGTATGGTTCATACGCCTCAGCTTGGTGGCTTTAAATGTGCTGTCTAGGTTATGGTGATGAGGCACTGCTAATCCAAATCACTTGTGATCGAAAGCCAAATGTTTTGTTTGCTAATGCAAAACGTTGCCGATGTGAATTGGTGAAGTACGTTCATTCGCGGTTCTTTGTGCAACCACGGTACGAACTTAAGCGGCACCGCTCTTGAATGCTTACGCTTGTTTACGATGACGCTTTGTGCACATATCAAACGGTGCGTGACACAGATGTTTGATAAAGCGCTGTTCGCCAAGTTACACTTGTCGTTGGAGTCTTTTCTTTATCTTGAAGTGTAATCTGTGGAGAAACTTTCACATACCTGACTTATAGAAATTTTGCTAATAATTACCGAAgcactttctttccttatttccatTAAGTCGTATATGAGGTTCGTAGTTCGTTTACCCGGTGTCCTAGGTGAACTAAACTAGGCACCTTGATTTTAATTTTCAATAATAAAGTGCCGGTTATGGATAATGTCAAATCAGGAGTGAGTAACGACTTTTACTGTTTACGTATAGATTCAACATACACAGTGATTACGCGAAGCTCGTAAGATAACGTCAGCTGCCATAGTTCAAAAGTGCAAGCGTCTCGGCCGATGCGGTCGTGGTTACTGGCGTAGCCATCGTTCGTCCAATTCGCATAAACCGCAACTAGTTAGTGCTAACAATCTGATAACAGTCGCAAGCTTGTTGAATACCCGTTGTCGCCCTTTATGCTTAAGCCATTTCGTGCTGAACCGGTAACCTTATTTTTTTCCGGTTCCGGTTCGTTTGAGTTCAGGAACGTTCCAAGAATATCGTTTCGGCTTCGGGTTCAGTTCGGGTTCGGGTAAGATTTTCAGTTGGGGCTCGGCCTCTAATTCGGTTCGGTACCTTGCACAAGAGCGTCAAAAACCCTTTTCCCTTTAGCTAAATGCCTTTCCATATAATCTGCCCGCGCCTGCCTTATTATGTGGAAAGGCATTTAGCCAAACTATAAAACACGGTtttcacggatgcaacactgtatccATGGAATAGACATACAAATTACATTAAGGCAGCTTCGGTAGTGGTTGACAACGCAGGCAAGCTAATCACCTGCGCAACTACACGTAGCGCCAGGACAGTGGAAGCGGAGGAGGTCGCTGTTGCGCTGGCGGCGGCTGAGGGCTATCGAAAAGACAAATCAATGGTCATTTTAACGGATTCAAAGGAGACATTCAGGAACTACACAAAGGGTAGAATCTGCGGGGCTGCCttagctatcctccgcaaggcaAAACAGCTCAGACACACCGCaacccacaaactaatctggattccggcacacacggggatagaaggaaatgaaaaagcagACAACTTGGCTCgcgagatcacgtaccgagtcgGGCGGCCACACGCCCTAGGACAGCACTTCAccgtggagatcggctattcagaGTTACTGAACTACCATTTATCCTATGCAGTTCGGGTGGATCTAAAGTATTGCACTGCCTAGCTAACAGTAAGTGTGACGTCCACCTTTGAAAGTAATTGAAAGTGTTCACAATAGACAATGTGACAAGACTTGTATGTCTTTGTTCCCTGTCACAGCAACTCCTTAGGATGTATAACGTGCTGAGAACTCATTAGATTGACCAAAGTTTCCTCAAGACTATATCTCACTCATATGATTATGCATCCCAATGGTATCTAAGAAAAAGATGACTGTCAACCGAATTTGCACTTTCTTTGACGTCAACTTCAGTAACTGGGCATGTGAAACTAGGTATCTGATcctcttaaatgaacctatttTACGTGATCTTGGATCACTAGGAATGTTCCCTCTtccaaagacaaaaaaaaaaaaaatctggcagaaGCCATATCACAATGGATGTGAACGTTATTACAGTTAGCATTGAGCAGCGACACTATAGTCTTCACTATTGACTTCATTGGAgatcaccatatatatatatatatatatatatatatatatatatatatatatatatatatatatatatatatatacatatatactgaTATGAAGCATTGAGCGAGTAGTATATATGTAATAGTATAGAGAgtttagtgtgtgtgtgcgtgtgcgtgcgtgcgtgtgtgtgtgtgtgtgtgtgtgtgtgtgtgtgtgtgtgtgtgtaagatgCATTGCCCGTTTCGTGTAGGAGGTTCAGCTGTCGAATTGAAAATAAAGTTCTTAGAATTGACGCATATTTATTCAAAGTGTAGAGCTGTCAGAACAGCAGCCCAGGGCACGGAGACGTTAACATATCAGGAAAAATAATGGTAGACGCAGAGAAAATACTGTTGTTGGAGCCCAGCAGGCACATTTTGAATGTCCAACTCGCGAGGACTATTCGTTGCTAGCTCCTTTTGTCTAAAGCGCCAAGGATCCCACAGCGTCGAGGAATGGTTCGGTGAGGGAGACACTTGAAAAATAGGCTAACATGCCGAGGCTGATCGACAGAGGCAGCGCCGGCAGAGgcttctgcaacaccaccagTAAGGCGAGCGTGAGAAAGATGCCCACTATTATGGACACGTAGCAGGCGACCACAGTGACAGCGCTGCCACGCCTCGAAGCTTCGCCCACAAGGACACTGTAGAAGATGAAATCACCCAGGCCCATCTTCATGCCTCGATCCCTGGGCAGGCCATCTGCGGGTGCCTGGTACGTGTATCGTCTTGCAGTGTCGGTGGTGTACGCGGGTCTGTCGCGTCGGTTACGACAGCTGCAAGGGGAAATGCTCTCCGCTGGGATAAAAGGCGGAGTCGTTTGATAGCGTTGAGCGTCAGGGAAGTCGGCGCCTTGCGTTCCGCGCAAGTTCCTAGCGTTGCGTGAAAAAAACGTGGCCCGGAACTCTCTTGGATCTTGCCTAGCGGGAGTCCGCTCGTATGACGAGCCCCCAGCGTGTTCCTTCTTGCCTGGCGTGCTGCCTGTTTCGCTAGGGCCTGTCGCGGCGCTTGACGCCTTGCACATTGCCAGGTTTCGTTTGCTTACCGAACGAGCCACAACCGATGTTTCTCGAATGTCAGGTGACGAGGACAAATACCCTCGATTTGTCGACGCAGCCAACGAGTCCGAAGTCACAATCGAGACAGGAAGGGAGTATGTATGTTCCTCACGAGCCTGAGCGCTAAACGGTGAGTTGGGCTTGGTATCATCAACGCTGTGCTCATTCACTGAATGTATGGCATGGACAGTTGCGGGAGAAGTCAACATAGAATGAAATTTTTCAGCTTCGCAAGGGCAGTCATCTGTGCGTACAGCCACAGCCGAAGAAAAAGCGCGGACGTCGGTCAGGCTCGCGGTGCGTTCACCAAGGTCGTAGGACCAGGCGGATGACGTGGAAAATATTAGCGCGGGGAACAGAGGTTCATTGCGTTCCTTCGCCGTCTCGAGGAGCATCCGAAGCGGCCCCACGACGCACAGCACAGCGAATACGTCCCAGATGGAGATCAGTACGAGCAATGTCCAGGAGGTCCACTCTGGAAGGGACTCCTCAATGGTAAGGGCCATGAGCACGGACGTGTATATCAGATATCCTTGCTGCATCAGAAACGGCCCTTCGAAGTAGAGCGCTGCGATGCCCGCCATGCCCACGTTCCAGGTAATGAAGGACCATGTCAGGTGGTCCACCGAAAAGTTGAAGTAGAACAGTAGTCGGCCGCCGTAGTAGTAGCCCGTGGCGAAAAGCAAGATGGCCGAGCCACCCATAAGCCAAGCCTGCAGATAAACATGCACGTTCCTATTAGGAAAGCGGATACGTGTGAAATTCGATAATTTGAAAGTTTACAGTTCAGTTGTTACAAGTCATCTTAGCAGCGACGCATTGGCGATGAAGTTGCGGACAGTTCGTAGGTTTTCCTGAAGCATCCAGCTTTCTACACAATCACCAAGACGTTCACGTTTGCGCTTCGTTGATTACTCTCCCAGCTTTAGCTAATTATAGCGAATTAATCGCGGCTTTGGGAACAGGGCACTTTATGTAATCCGATGTGTGCATCTTTTGCTACAGGGCTGTCGCCCTGTAAGGTTGTGTCTTTCAGCCTTTCAGGCATGGCGCGGCATCCTTCCACAGAACAGTTCACATCTAAAGAAAGCCGTGTGTCAAGGCGGGAAACGCATATGCCCACTCGGATAAGCAGTGGGTAACCGACGAGGTATATATACAGCCTTTGTATACAGTGTGCGGGCTACCCCGTGCCTTCGCCAACACGGCGGTTGCGGGCAATATGTAGCCTCTATACTTTTGACAGAGACTGTACATGCAGGCGTTTAAGCTCATTGTGCGCGTGTAGCTGGGGATACAGAGTAGTTTTGCTAACCTGTATGATTCGGTAGTGGCCACCCTTGTAGAGCAGCACCATTGTGCAGTTGACGATCATGATGACCGAGAGGAAGCTGAAGGCGTTCGCAAATGAGCTCATCAGCATGACGGGCTCCTCGTCGCCTCCTCCTTCCCCGTCCTTGTCCGGATAACGCACGTAGCCCAGCCTCAGGTCGTCGTTGCGGCTGCTCTCCAAAACCCGTACGAGCACGCTCACGGTCAGCATGCATATGGACACGGCTGTGACGAGGCTGATGGCCTGGCGCAGTATCTCCTCGTACAGCCGTGCCAACAGGCCGAGCACACGCCGAGGATCCATCCGTTTCAGCTCCCCAAGACGAACAACGAATACACCACcgatgatagtgatgatgatgattccacaTGGCGCATACCCACCACGGGATATTTTCTAAGAAGATGAAGATGTTGTTCCTTGTGTGGCATTTGCACATACCCATTCTGAGGGATTTTGAAAGAATCGGGGAGCACTAACCAATATAGAAAGGGAAAAATGTAAGAGAACTAAAACGCAAGTTGACGATATGTAGGTTACAATAAAATTAAACTGAGTATCGAgagtaacataaaaaaaaatagagaggagCCAATTAAggcataaaaagaaagcaaatcaAAATAAATTTGGCAGAACAAAAAATGAACATAAAAGGTCAAAATTAATTTACTCAATTGCATTGAAGCTAGAAGAACGTCCTAGTTGGCAGAGCAATCTTTCCACCGTGCCTAATAGCCAAGACACCCAACGAAAGTAAATTAGGCGCAATAAACCTAACCCATGACTACAAATCGGTATTTCGAAGACTCTCCTTTCTTACGAAATCTTCGATAAGGAGTTGTAAGATTCATCGGacaatctcgccgctgccaccatttgttagagttgtcggacgatctacgagctgtaggccgatctcaccgctgccattcagatgtaagatttggcagtcgtagctgtaggaaggagcttgactcttcgtcgggacttaggtgagcaggatttatttacatgttatttacagttgaacatgagatacatcgacagtctagcgtgactcccaaatggagcccgcaagacgagcatacagcaaacagcttacgagcacacagctcacgagtacatttcgagcacgacaacgagcacacactagcagccgacagtCGCTGCTTGTATGCACTCCGCTCGACGtgatagttcgacgtcattgtagatgacccgcccttttggaggaggaggagggcaaacgcacacgcacacacacacgttcacgGTCCGAAATCGACACCACACGAAtatcgtagaactcggagccgttccgagtagcgcgcccgggtagcacattgtcttgcgtcttggtcggcgcgtgggaaggagccttcgtcggctttcccgcggcaactcccccacccgtagcagatcaggtccgcgttgtcgtgttgcgcacaaagcctgcttcgtcgaactccttcggtcacaacggcgacgaggctagagcgtaacggtggcggtttcagcacaaagcctgcttcgtcaaacgcatcctagctgaagcgacggagagtggaggatgagcgcattgttcccgacacaaagtcgacttagtcacgccgtggctagaggttggcggcggcgttccaagatgaggttgccaccactggcataaatggctggcaaacttacactgcagctggccgttcttaacagagTTAAACAAAAAGCTTTTAAAGTCTCATCTTCCCTAGCAAATAGACAAATCGGTGGTGacgccagaccagccctgtgtaTATACATAAAAGAATGAGGAGTCATTCCACTCGTTGAagttggatgaccagcgaagctgtagcacatcacacagagTTAGAGAAGGGTAGacgtatttatttttatcatttggTAATgctagtgacgatagctttgtgattactgtgatatatactgattggttcggttacaaccttagacagaatcttggccagaagaagaagaagaagaaactttagtaaagaatagtccggcagttcttgatgtggtggcctcaggtgacggctcgaagttcttggactcgagcggcatctttggcttgccggacggccagAGCTAAATTTATgcacgaccgttgttgagtaTTTGAGTGACTTAATttgattggtgtggcacttcaaacaaaactcttctagaacaatctcttctcaaatgtccacattgaagtctccaacgatggtcacaggggtagtgtcatcacggctaacccattGCAAAGTGCGCGGTCATGAACTTCTCTATATCACACTTGGATGTGCCTGTATATACATACACTGTGGGTGTCACAATTTCGtttttcgtttgtacggcacagacatcctCACAGTCGATGGCATTGTCCCCCTGCGGCGAGTCAAGGCCTTATGGTTGTACACATattttgtcctttgcgtatatggcaacgcctcctgctcgggagtccatgtgctgttcacaaacgattccagtatacCCATCGACTTAAGACAAAGCATCTTGATTTATtaatctattattattattattattatgagggTCGGAGTGCTCGaagcatgcttcacctccgccgtggatcgccccggtattgcactatctccagaaTCGGCACACGCACTTTTTGCACgcgcagaacaaaaatgcacgcaaccctagccataagcagcttcgctgtaaaagttaaTGTGGGACAGCGTAGTATAGTGATGGCTACTTCAAGTCTTCGTGTTTATCATAGCGTTTATTTAGAGTGACTCAATAGGTGTGTTATAAAGGTTATAACCAAGGAGGTGATAACCAGGATAAGCTTTAACTGGTTAGTGAGTGAAGTCACGTGCGGTCGTTGTCGGTGGTGGTTGGCAGTAAAGGGAGAGACTGAACAGGAAATGATTGCTGTCGTTTGACGTCTCTAGGCGTGGTTTCTAAgaagaggggacaagagcgggagagtgggaaagtagcagaaaaaaagaaagagaaggacatAGGACGGTAGGGCGTTGGGGtagcgagaggttaggaagcCTTCAGAGGCGTCGTAGGCGGCGTGCGTTTGGGGTTTTAGAAGAGCCAGTCAGccgtcagtgcgcgagtaacaaaaagacAAGAGTTGAACGAATGAGtggagtagcgtagcagcaatgcgtcgggtaACTTGGAAGGTGTTAAGATGGCGGCACAGAGTCTGGGGGCAAGGGATAGGGTAGTCGGAAGGCAACAGCTTGGTATTTCAAGGGACGTTAGTCTCAGTAGTTTGGCGTAGGCGTCGtcacggcggtatacagaagtggcgCGAGCCTGTGTGGTGCTGCGCCTCAAATCGCCGAAAAAGGTATCCCggcgtctgggactttggaatgtatTAAATTCGAGGAGCTTGTTATAGACGGTGCCGAAGATTCTCACAGCATCATTTGTCTGTGAAACCTGGTAGCTATGATCAAACGTGATGAATGCAGAATTTATATAGCCGAACCATCTAACGACGTCTTCGTCAATGCACCTTCCGTTTGATCTACCCAAGTAGAATAATGAATGAGAGTGTGCTGTGTTTGGTATCTTCTCGATCTCTTTTTTCAGTGAGGGAATAGATCATTGATTAATGGAcgcgatggtgatgatgatgatgagtcctCAACATATGGCATGTACCCGCAGCGGGGGAAGGGCAATGAatcaggggggagggggtgttgaACGCACTGACATTTATTGGAATGAATGGATAATTAGGAAATTTTAAAATTTTAGAAGAAATTCAAAGCAGATAAATATATgactacaataaaaaaaattcaccgacgattacaatactccctatgCGAAATTCGAGTgccgctctatacgtgttttcacttcacgatatattggctggcgcggacaagctgtcttgtgcggcacgttgcaaacggagcgaagtttggagcgactgcctcgctaatcgggagatcgcgcgATGAAGCGTATGGCTGACGCGCGGGCGCTATTCGTCCTGTGTTTCCACACAGACGAcacgtgctactctggcgccatctcgtagccatcgtcgccgcaaaacCCCTCGTGCGCGACACTACAattttcacgctttcgccatacccttctccattcctttcctcctcgcgctctcttcgctctcgccgctttttGGACGCCGtggctcgccgcaggaacgggctgCGCACTAAAGCTTTTCGGAAACAATTCGTCAACACAACAATGACGTTCGCCACCTAAACAGAGGGCGCAGTGCTTTGGTAGAACATCGAGAGCTTTCTTGCTCACCGAATCAGCCCCGACGGCACTGTCGTCTTGAGAGAGAAAACATCCACAGGCGGCGGATCCTTTTGTAATTTGGTACATTCAGAAGACGCCGGGTAATATAAATCGTTCGCCAGCAATACTTTGCGCCACTTACGCTGAAGATCTACGGAAAGTGTCTGCGAACCTGTcaaagcgccaaaaaaaaaaaaaaaa
It includes:
- the LOC129382298 gene encoding neprilysin-like, producing MLKESRDEAPGSAGRKDSNYTTPSRRSDSELLATTTTKTETVPDRSATAATSCGPANEPTNPLLALSPIKFTNISENNPFKKSVAGFLAAAVIVTVMVAVIGLAISSHEHTKCDIYCETEGCLLHARLLTKDLNKTIDPCEVFSAYVCSAWSRSGDYREQVKTPIDGILYNRFVGFSKMLAAGTEKLPAGLKAVAMHTSCMDSYSRGNTSFKNFRRLMKAMNLSWPEHLGENVNALGVMLSLSYKGPITIWIAVSGKEAYWRLGIGPSEYIPLLKNHYASVRSSGGYPQYWNGYYHALRTSASQPLDKPAVDRIADAEGDILGRLLRPLAATEKHPAVVPIASMGNVSASLSPFTWLEQLNLHLNLRPKVTAGDRILVSDTAFLTAYGDLFARYSHQQLLGHLSWLFVQTYAPVLDRKLHLARFGDSAKANLYKSIFCAFHVELTFKMLVFALNYVSGFTQSDRKTVTTAFGRLMSAGVRELNSSTWLDEESKTSAAEKLASVQVVLWPGQLWLATP
- the LOC126522102 gene encoding presenilin-2-like codes for the protein MDPRRVLGLLARLYEEILRQAISLVTAVSICMLTVSVLVRVLESSRNDDLRLGYVRYPDKDGEGGGDEEPVMLMSSFANAFSFLSVIMIVNCTMVLLYKGGHYRIIQAWLMGGSAILLFATGYYYGGRLLFYFNFSVDHLTWSFITWNVGMAGIAALYFEGPFLMQQGYLIYTSVLMALTIEESLPEWTSWTLLVLISIWDVFAVLCRNRRDRPAYTTDTARRYTYQAPADGLPRDRGMKMGLGDFIFYSVLVGEASRRGSAVTVVACYVSIIVGIFLTLALLVVLQKPLPALPLSISLGMLAYFSSVSLTEPFLDAVGSLAL